The genomic stretch TTCGGTATTTGCCTCTGGACGACAATGAAAACTTTAGCTTCGAACAAATCTTGACGTCAAATCCAAATCCCCGACTCCAACCGGGCCGGTCCTGCAGATGCCAATGCGTCGTGGTGGGTCGAAAATGTTTCATTCATGATATTTCCTATTACTGGTTTTAGCAATATCGGTTACTAAGGGATATTCCTGGAATAATCGTCCCTCTAATTCCAGAAGATCAAAGTCTTCAATCAACTTCTGTCATATCGTTTCGTGAGAGTGGAGTGAGGGGGGTGACGTCAGATATCGTTACGCCGGATGCTTGCAACAGCCCGTCTGTCTTATGGTAACTTGTCGCTCAAACGGCTCTGCTATACTAATAGAGATATTACTTGCACAACTCTTTAGAAGACCAAACACTGTCGCTCAATTCTGGCTGTATGACGACTTCACGGCTGCGGTTGTTCAAACAGAGCTTGTGAAGTAACAAGCGGAAGCTTCCTACCTCTACTATTTCCTATCGTTATCCAAGTATCCTGGGCTTTGCCACTGAAAGAGCTAACGACCTAATACAGTTCTTTCAAAATTTGTTTGGTTATTTAGCCATGTCTTATGTAGTGGATGCTAGTCTCCTCATTAGAGAAAGGCGGAGCATTAATGCTGACACGCTGAGATATAGTCAACAGCTATTGCCAAGTTATAGACCGCTTCAGGCTTAAGTTACAGAGCATGCGTCCATGTACTCGGTTGCTGTTACCTCTACAGACTCCATATGGGATAGAGTACACTGTGGTTGAAGTTCATTCTACTACACCGGCACAATATCAGGAACCTTAGAGTATCTCCTTCATACAGCGGCGGAGCTCAGGTCCTCACTCATTGAGTGCATGAGCCGACCGGCCAGAAAGCAGATTATATCAGACATCGCTCGCAAACCAAGGCTATAAGGAATATTTAATCTCTCTTTACTTGCGCACTTTATCAGGTCATCGACCTTCCTCGAGGTAGAGCATTGGTATAACAATTAGTAGCCAAATGCCCTTCTCGAAGCCGTGGACTACTGCATGTTCATAAAACGGCGGATCCCAGTCAACGTTATTTTAATGTTATATTGATAACCTTCTATCAGTGTCCATTTACTTTAGTAGGGTCAATTGCCTATGGCGAGTCTATTTACATCACTTCCTAGGCTAATCGAGTACTGACGTGCAAGCCAGAACAAGACGGTCTAAGCTCAACGCGCGTACCCCAGACCTTATAGATTATCACGTTTACATCGCCTCCATACGAGAGATATATTTACTGCAAGGAGAGAAATGTTTGCAGATAGTGGCGCAATCGACTAAACATTCAAGATAGTACAAGAAGCAAGGCCGGAGATTAATGTAATTTTTGCAATTACAATAGAATCTATAAGATATCGTTGATCATCATTCACAAAATCTTTTTTTCATCAAAGCAAGTAAAAAGCACTGGATATCAGAAACTAAGAGCTACCGACCGGTCCTTCGCCACCAGGGATCAACTGTAGTTACGTTAGCAAGACGACAATAGTCGAGGAATAGGAACAGGTAAGGACATCCGTACCATGCAGACGTTGTTTCCATTTAGCAAGATCTTGGGGAGCTTAATCTGAGCACCGGAGTAATCGCTGTCCTGCTGTTAGTTCCTAATCTGCGGGACATGACCAGATGTGgttgaaacaagaaaagctACATGGCTAGCTGTACTCACAATTCTGTCACGTCTTCCAGGACCATGTCTAGACTAGGTTAGTATCTGGTCGTTTGAGATCTGATAAGAAAATAGAAGTAACTTACTGACGTAGTCATCAAAACCGAGCAAagtaccagcgaattctgTAAGTGTCAGCACATGGTTGCTTATTACACGCAAAGCAACAAACctttgtcattcttcatGATGACCCAAATTCTAGAACCGACACACTTGTCGATCAGCTCTATGCAGATTATTAGCGAGGAGCTTCATTAATACACAAATGGTTGGGTCATTACCGAGGGGGAGGAGTTGAGAAGCCATTGTAGATGAAGTGAGTGATAAGCGGAGCTAAACCGAGGAAGTATAAGAAGTTGAATCTATATTTGGACTACTAGAGCTCTCCTCCGCAAGAAAGGTTTCGTCTGGCTTGATATAGAAATCGCACGCTGTTGGGCGGATCCTCGATCATTCCCATTCGGACAATCTTGGCGGGAGGGAACGCACGTTTATCCGACCCGATAGCCTTGCACcaatcaaatccaccaatACTTCTTCAGGGACATAAAGGTTATTCTCAACTTAATCATACAATGGCCCATGCGGACTATATTTACAATATACCCGCAATCTCAATAGGCTATTGATAGGGGGCGCATTCAGTATGACTGCTTTGAGATATGCGGTCTTGTCGAATTTTACCAAGAGTGTTGAAACACTCTTTATGGCACGCGACAAAGCATCAACAAGGCTTTGTTGTGCACAATGATTCGCTCCATAGTCTCGAGAAAGCCGCGTTGGTTAATGATTCCTTTCATCTGATCTCCTAGCTGACGGTTCCTCAGTCGGCGTGGTGTTTATTTCAAAAGCCCGGCTCTCGCATCTTCTCGAGCCTGTATTGCCAACTCAAAACTTCTTCTCAAGGTTAATACAGGCTATATCACGTCTACTAGCTACTCAACGTTGATACGCAGGCCGTGTCTGTTGAAGAAAAACGAAACTTTGAATGTTAAGACCAGCGGAAGCcgtgctttttcttcgacCACAGCCATGTTTCGAACAACTCTAGCTCATATTACTAGTCTGGTCAAAACCGGCTTCAAGAGCCAGCTCAGAAACCGTCGTATAATCGACGTCGCTGATGCAAATAAGGGGAAACTACGGGATATTAACCGCAAATCCTTTACACATGCCCTAGTACAGCGTGAAAAGCTGAAGGGACTGGAACGACCCAAGCTTTCGACCGTATGCTGCAATAGCCAGCGATACCCAAATAGCTGCCGGAGCTCCGCAATATGTGCGAAAGCACAGTACCCCATATCATGCTTCAGTACCAGTCAACATACACGTCCCCGGGCGGAGGGTGCCTCCATAAGGCGAGGAGAACCATCCATAGACTCAAACACCAAGAGGCCATGCATCTCCAGTTCTGCAGCCCAGTTGACAACCGGGCTCATCAAAGATGCAGAAAAAATCACCCACATCGTCAACCCCAAAATAGCAATCCCAGCTCTGGACTCGCGCCCTCAGCTACCCAAAGACAGCCCAACTCCAAAGTTCGCACCAATTTCAGGAGCGCACAAATTCTGGAGTCATCGATTGTACAAGTCGCCcgatggagaggaaatcCTTGTACATTACTGCAAAACCCTGGAAAGTGCTGAAACCATATCGAAGATGTTCTCTGATGAACCCATTCTTGGACTCGACATAGAATGGAAAGCCAACGCCTCCGCGGCGGACGGAATACTAAAGAACGTATCGCTGATTCAGCTCGCGAGTTCGAGGAGAATTGCACTCTTCCACATCGCTATGTTTAGACCAGCGAGGGGTGCGGAAGACCTCGTACCCCCTACTCTGAAACGCATCCTCGAGTCTCCGGACGTAATAAAGGCTGGCGTGTCGATCAAGGCAGACTGTACCCGTTTACGCAAGTACCTTGGGATTGAGACGCGCGGCATCTTCGAACTAAGCCATTTGTACAAATTGGTCAAGTACAGCCAGTCAAACCCAGGACTGGTCAATAAGAGGACTGTCAATCTAAGCGCGCAGGTTGAAGAACACTTCGGCATTCCTCTGGCGAAAGATGTTGAGGTTCGATGTAGTGATTGGGCCTCTGCGCTGGATTATTCGCAAGTTCACTGTCAGTTATACCTTTTCCCGAATGTGAAGAATCGCCTAACAAGGATTGTTTTATAGATGCTGCGGCTGATCCATTCGCGTGTGTGTGTCTGTTCAATACTATGAATGCGAAACGGATGACTTTAGACCCAATACCTCCTTTGCCGGCACATGCTGAGTTGAATTTACCAATTCAGATAGTCCATGAGACTCCTGTGAATACTGAGccggaggaggttgaggttATCGAGCCGATAGATAATCTACTACTAGGGGCTAAGGAACGTTCATAAATCTGGCCTCTCTGTTGAGGTTAATAGTTGGACAACACTCAAGGCCATAGCAGGGACTCGGGAAGTTCTAAATCATGTCTGGGGTGCAATGCATAGATAGCGTGCTCATAGGAAGCGTTGTATAATTGGCAATACTTCTTTGGCTTTAAATCACATTTTCACCCTCTATTCATACAAGGACAGGGGCTATTATGCCAAGTCTGCAAAAGCCATGCCAAGAATTGTGGAATCAATATATCTGAAATGAACCATTGTGGGTCTTGGTATTATAGGTCACTTGAGAAAGGGGGTATATTCCTCTAATGACCGGAAACGACAACATAAAAAAGTAACTGGACGATGAGCAGGACTATATGTGGACCAAATATCAAACGCTGTCATATGCACGACCATACcctatattatatacagagaaCACATGGCTCGAACTAACCTCTCAAAGGCAGAATTTTAGATAGCAGGACATCTTGTCGACACAGGGGACATTCAGGCTTCTCGCGTACCCAATCTCGCACGCATGTCCAGCAGAATACGTGTCCGCATGTGGTGACACTAGGGTCTTTGAAGGGTTCTAAGCAAAGTGTGCATCTGCTTTGCTGCCCTGAGGGAATCCAAGGGATTGCAGTGGAGTCCTCTGAGAGATCATACCGGGCATCAGATGCAGGAAGAAGCGGTAGTGTTGGCGGGTTCTCAATAGAGTGGATCAACGTATCATCCGGGCCCCTAGAATGGGTCGCCTCTGTCTCAAGGTCTTCTTGCTGCAAACTGAGCCCCACTTTCTTGACGTGCAGCACGCTTTGTACCGCGATCTGCAAGACAAGCAACACTCCTAGCACTTCATACCCGACCCGCTGCTCGTTTTCCTCAAGTTTCTTTGTGAATACATATCGCAGACCCCAAAAGCGTTTCGACAAATGATAGTACGCGCCGGTGAAGTAAAAGGTCGCAATGCTCACGGCGTAGATAGGACTCAATGACGTGATGGAATCAAGGTGTTCCAGAATATACTTTTGAATTCGTAACTTcgtgaagaaggatggtGCCTTTGAAGTTTCTTTCCTGCTAGGCTTCGTCCCTTCCCGGGCTTGTTGGGCCTTAAGCTGTTGCCGCGCGATGCTCCGCTCAAGCTTCGCCCGTAGTCGCTGGCGGAAAGCTGGTAGGATCCGCTGAAGGATCCAGGGCACAATGATACTGCTCACGATATATCCCGCCCGCCTGATAAAAGAAGGGAGCTGGAGTGTGTCATCTTCCAATTGGACAAGATCACAGTATTCCTCCCCCAACGTTCGGTTGCCGATCAGGGTAGTCAGGGAAAAGTATAGGATCTCGGTCAGATTCTTGATGGTTTCGGAGTAGGTATGAGCAAATCGAGCTCCGCGGAGTGAGCGGATGATGTTCTGAGCTTGCTGTACTAGATTCGAGGTAAGGAATAAGTCTTTTTCATGGGATCGTATGATATCCGGAGACGTCGCGAATGGGTAGAAATGCGCCGAGGGACTGGGCGCCGGGGCGGAGGTTGCaggagacaaagagaagTCTTCATCCGCCATTGTCAACGTATGTTCAGTGCGATTGAGGTAATTTGAAGTGTTAGTACAAAATCAGGTTGACCGAAGAAAGCTCGCTCTACCGTCTCATCATTGTTAACTGACGTGGTTATCATTTCCCCGGAGAATGAGCCTCTGCAGCGGCGATACGGTATACCTCGGCAGTCCACACGTGAGGGAGTGATTCACGTGACCCGAATGCCATCAGGGAAATTGGAAACCTTGAGCCAAATTTGGAAGTCTCGACCTGTAAGGAGTTAGACCCGAAACAGACAAGTGTGCCTCCTCCCAATCCGAACAGCCGCGCGGAACCGCCTGGACTCTGAAAGCGTCCCTGAGCGTCTTCATTTTCCGTCTAATAATTATGAGTGTGTAAATTTTGGTTTTCAAACTCACCCCTAGTCACTCTTTATTTGGTTCGacttctttttgctttcgcTCTTCTCTTTAGATCCCCCTATTGtggtcttcctctttgaTTTTGACCTTCTTGTCCCTTATCTCCCCTATCTTCTCCGTGCTGGCGCTGTAGTCCCGCGCCGCTTCAATGGAATATGGGTCCTGATCAACATGCTCAATTGGATCGCTTcagtctctttcttccttttccctaTCGTGTGGCCGTGATTTTGGTTGCAGGTAAGCTGAGAGATACTGGCGCTTTACTTATGTTAGATTCCGACGATGTTGATTTCAATGTACAGGCTTCTGGGGTTGGGGGGTCAATCTCCAATATCTTCTCAAGAAGAACATTGTAGGTTAACCCCTCTATTCTTTTTGATACCTTCCCTGAATAACATCTGACCGTTCTCGATTAGGATGTCCCCGCGCTCATCCGATATCCTGCCCGTCACTCTTCGTCCCAGCGACCCCACCACGTCTCGACATACCACCTAGCTACTCTCTTGACAGTCCCCCTTCTGCTCTCACTACTTATATTCTGGGCCGCGACCCATGGCTCTACTGAGAAGGTCGAATCGCTGGATTTTATTCCACAGTCATACCTcattatcttcttcataatcctccttctccctttcaACCGTCTTGCACGCTCTGGTAGACATCGCTTGTTCGTGACTCTGAAGCGGATCAGCATTGGTGGATTAGCAGAAGCCCAAGATGGGAAATTTGGAGATATTCTACTTGCCGACGCGCTGACTAGCTATGCTAAAGTACTAGCGGACTTGGTTGTCACTTTCTGCATGTTCTTTACCTCGGGTGTTTCCAGCACATCCAAGCCGGATCGCAA from Aspergillus oryzae RIB40 DNA, chromosome 1 encodes the following:
- the pex10 gene encoding ubiquitin-protein ligase peroxin 10 (predicted E3 ubiquitin ligase, integral peroxisomal membrane protein); this encodes MADEDFSLSPATSAPAPSPSAHFYPFATSPDIIRSHEKDLFLTSNLVQQAQNIIRSLRGARFAHTYSETIKNLTEILYFSLTTLIGNRTLGEEYCDLVQLEDDTLQLPSFIRRAGYIVSSIIVPWILQRILPAFRQRLRAKLERSIARQQLKAQQAREGTKPSRKETSKAPSFFTKLRIQKYILEHLDSITSLSPIYAVSIATFYFTGAYYHLSKRFWGLRYVFTKKLEENEQRVGYEVLGVLLVLQIAVQSVLHVKKVGLSLQQEDLETEATHSRGPDDTLIHSIENPPTLPLLPASDARYDLSEDSTAIPWIPSGQQSRCTLCLEPFKDPSVTTCGHVFCWTCVRDWVREKPECPLCRQDVLLSKILPLRG